The following DNA comes from Pirellulales bacterium.
ACGACGAGACGGGGGAGTGGACGCCCGGCTCGGGGCAAAATATCAAATGGGCCGCGCGGCTCGGCTCGCAAAGCTACGGCAATCCCGTGATTGCCAACGGCAAGGTATACGTGGGCTCGAACAATGGCGCCGGCTACCTGAAACGCTACCCGGCGACCGTCGATCTGGGCGTGCTGCTCTGCTTCAACGAGGCCGACGGCAAGTTTCTCTGGCAGCACTCGAGCGAGAAGCTCCCCACGGGTCGCGTTCACGACTGGCCCCTGCAAGGCATCTGCTGCGCTCCGCTCGTCGAAGGGGACAAGCTCTGGTTCGTCACCAGCCGTGGCGAGGTCGTCTGCCTCGACACGGAGGGCTTCCGCGATAACGGCGAGAACGACGGTCCCTACACGAGCGAGACCCACGTCGCCGAAGACGAGGCCGATATCGTCTGGAAGCTCGACATGATGAGCGAGCTAGGCGTGTCGCAGCACAACATGTGCAGTTGCTCCGTCACCTCGGCCGGCGATCTGCTCTTCGTGAATACGTCGAACGGCGTTGATGAAGGCCACGCCGTGCTGCCGAGTCCTTCGGCCCCCACGTTCCTCTGTCTCGACAAGAACACCGGCAAGGTGCTGTGGACCGACAACTCGCCCGGGGCAAACGTACTGCACGGGCAGTGGTCGTCGCCGGCCTTTGCCGTGATCGACGGCGTGCCGCAGGTGTTGTTCGGCGCCGGCGATGGCTGGCTCTACAGCTTCCGGGGCGAGGCCACCCCCGACGGCAAGCCCGAGCTGCTCTGGAAGTTCGACTGCAATCCCAAGGAATCGAAATACGCCCTGCAGCGCGCCACGCGCAATCACATCATCGGCACGCCGGTGATTTACAACGGGTTGGTTTTTATCGGGGTGGGAGAAGACCCCGAGCACGGCGAAGGGGCCGGACACCTCTGGTGCATCGACCCCACGAAGCGCGGC
Coding sequences within:
- a CDS encoding PQQ-binding-like beta-propeller repeat protein, which encodes MEKTLPMKTKLASSLLASGLFLLLANGHTRANEANAHKVEAPKPVGVKDKDWAQWGGSTIKNNTPEAKNIPSEWEVGEIDDETGEWTPGSGQNIKWAARLGSQSYGNPVIANGKVYVGSNNGAGYLKRYPATVDLGVLLCFNEADGKFLWQHSSEKLPTGRVHDWPLQGICCAPLVEGDKLWFVTSRGEVVCLDTEGFRDNGENDGPYTSETHVAEDEADIVWKLDMMSELGVSQHNMCSCSVTSAGDLLFVNTSNGVDEGHAVLPSPSAPTFLCLDKNTGKVLWTDNSPGANVLHGQWSSPAFAVIDGVPQVLFGAGDGWLYSFRGEATPDGKPELLWKFDCNPKESKYALQRATRNHIIGTPVIYNGLVFIGVGEDPEHGEGAGHLWCIDPTKRGDVSPELAFNLKDLKTPIPHRRIQAVNAEEGEVARPNPNSAAVWHYTGVDSDGDGKLEFEETMHRTCGTVAIKDDILYVADFSGLFHCLDAKTGQPYWTHDMLAAAWGSPLIVDDKVYIGDEDGDITVLKHGKELEIISEINMGNSVYSTPVIANGVLYIANKSHLFAIVPEEGADEASEN